A stretch of Arachis hypogaea cultivar Tifrunner chromosome 15, arahy.Tifrunner.gnm2.J5K5, whole genome shotgun sequence DNA encodes these proteins:
- the LOC112750142 gene encoding metalloendoproteinase 1, whose translation MSSLIFLLILLVSLPPLLAVKAAVPILPTPQVSALNKGLKDLQVASSQPNITATKSLQIYDGIKKPPTPKPKIHNFEFNVTNQSSVPYYSAPAGAPPQKIEGLHLVKEYLYTYGYIQNNSSSGNFTDLMDENMVSTIKDYQRFFNLDTTGDIDNDTYQQILLPRCGVPDMNVTYDLPVNFSWPQGTLLFANSTKILTYGFDPRYNVQPKIANVFKDSLQRWPDAIGILNFIETTFKDANIKIVFMDLSNNETIGDEFGAALYEGSSFGIMVMDSSKTWVLPNVKTMQWEEGEVDLESVVMHQIGHLLGLSHSTDDSESVMFPSVVASQQRKVELSQDDQVQIQQLYFPGKPSNEHSNSQHGVETGRGFILASLFLGFASMVLF comes from the exons ATGTCATCGCTCATCTTTCTCCTTATCCTTCTTGTTTCCCTTCCTCCATTACTAGCAGTTAAAGCGGCGGTTCCAATTCTACCAACTCCTCAGGTTTCAGCACTTAATAAAGGTTTAAAGGACCTTCAAGTAGCTTCATCACAACCTAACATCACTGCTACTAAGTCTTTACAAATCTATGATGGAATCAAGAAACCACCAACTCCAAAACCTAAAATCCATAACTTCGAATTCAATGTTACTAACCAAAGCAGTGTTCCTTACTATTCGGCCCCGGCAGGTGCGCCGCCACAGAAAATCGAAGGCCTCCATTTGGTGAAAGAGTATCTCTACACCTATGGCTACATCCAAAACAATAGTTCTTCTGGAAACTTCACTGATCTCATGGACGAAAACATGGTATCAACTATTAAGGATTACCAACGGTTCTTCAATTTGGACACCACCGGAGACATAGACAATGACACGTATCAGCAGATATTGCTGCCGCGCTGCGGTGTGCCGGATATGAACGTTACTTATGACCTCCCTGTGAATTTCTCATGGCCTCAAGGGACTCTGTTGTTCGCTAACAGCACCAAGATCCTCACGTATGGGTTCGACCCCag GTACAATGTACAACCCAAAATTGCCAATGTGTTCAAAGATTCATTACAGCGATGGCCAGATGCTATAGGGATTCTGAACTTCATAGAGACAACATTCAAAGATGCCAACATCAAGATTGTGTTCATGGACCTTTCTAACAACGAGACGATCGGAGACGAGTTTGGGGCAGCACTTTATGAAGGCTCTAGTTTCGGGATCATGGTAATGGACAGCTCTAAAACATGGGTGCTTCCAAATGTTAAGACAATGCAGTGGGAAGAGGGGGAAGTTGACttagagagtgttgtgatgcACCAAATTGGGCATCTTCTGGGGCTTTCACACTCCACCGATGACAGCGAATCGGTTATGTTCCCTTCTGTTGTTGCGTCGCAACAACGGAAGGTGGAGCTCTCGCAAGACGATCAAGTGCAGATCCAACAGTTATATTTCCCTGGTAAGCCTAGTAATGAACATTCAAACTCACAACATGGTGTTGAGACTGGTAGGGGATTCATTTTGGCATCTTTGTTTCTTGGATTTGCTTCCATGGTTCTCTTCTAA